Proteins from a genomic interval of Flavobacteriales bacterium:
- a CDS encoding polysaccharide biosynthesis C-terminal domain-containing protein has product MGIIRKQSIQTSILSYLGVVLGYVNVVLLFPKFFAAEEFGLTRVLLAVIGVSSQFALFGLTNAIIRYFPKFSEGDEKTQNGILSWSLISGFIGTAVVAGILLLAQPFVVDHYREKSELFVHFYYLLLPYLLFEVLFQIFTSYSRALYHAVVNVFFREIFLRASTTVLILLFHFGIIEFELFMQLFIAQFGFCALGLGLYLLFIGRFSLAVKRQFITSDFKKELTHYRLFTLLSSVSALFLMNIDVIMISSMIGLDQTAFYAVAFYIVALLNIPRNALGNIAVPVISDAWKRDDRETIQKIYAKTSINQLLIGTLLFVGIWANQANIFEILPPEYAGGKWVLFFVGLARLADVGFGVNGGIITTSKHYKFDTYSNVVLLIVTVLLNLIFIPIYGIEGAAMATAISLTVFNISKYLFLKIKFNFEPFSWKSAAVLILGGAAFGVSLLLPRQPLLIDIAVRSAIIVVIFIPLAISLRLSEDAHEFVLAIKKRFGF; this is encoded by the coding sequence ATGGGCATCATCCGCAAGCAAAGCATTCAAACCTCCATACTCTCTTATTTGGGAGTTGTGCTTGGCTACGTCAATGTGGTGCTGCTGTTCCCGAAGTTTTTTGCTGCTGAGGAATTTGGCCTCACGCGTGTGTTGCTAGCGGTTATCGGTGTTTCTTCTCAGTTTGCGCTCTTTGGACTTACGAATGCGATCATTCGTTACTTTCCAAAATTCAGCGAAGGAGATGAGAAAACGCAGAACGGAATTCTGAGTTGGTCGCTTATTTCTGGATTTATCGGCACTGCTGTTGTTGCTGGGATATTGCTCTTGGCCCAACCGTTTGTGGTGGACCATTACCGCGAGAAGTCCGAATTGTTCGTTCATTTCTACTACCTGCTTTTGCCGTACCTCTTGTTCGAAGTGCTGTTCCAAATATTCACAAGTTATTCCCGTGCCTTGTATCATGCAGTTGTGAATGTTTTCTTTCGGGAGATATTCCTTCGGGCAAGCACAACCGTTCTCATTCTGCTGTTTCACTTTGGTATTATTGAGTTCGAATTGTTCATGCAGTTGTTCATTGCGCAGTTTGGCTTTTGCGCCCTCGGACTAGGTCTTTACCTCCTTTTCATCGGTCGGTTCAGTCTAGCCGTTAAGCGCCAATTCATCACTTCCGATTTCAAGAAAGAACTCACACATTACAGACTGTTTACGCTCCTTTCGAGTGTTAGCGCTCTTTTCCTGATGAATATTGATGTGATCATGATATCCTCGATGATCGGGTTGGATCAGACCGCATTCTATGCTGTGGCTTTTTACATCGTAGCGCTGCTCAACATACCAAGGAACGCACTCGGAAACATTGCCGTTCCGGTAATTTCTGACGCTTGGAAACGGGACGATAGAGAGACCATTCAGAAGATCTATGCGAAAACCTCTATCAACCAATTGTTGATCGGCACATTGCTTTTTGTGGGAATTTGGGCCAATCAGGCCAATATTTTCGAGATACTTCCGCCCGAATATGCTGGCGGAAAGTGGGTGCTTTTTTTCGTTGGGTTGGCCCGTTTGGCAGATGTCGGTTTCGGAGTGAATGGTGGTATCATCACGACTTCCAAACATTATAAGTTCGATACGTATTCCAATGTGGTGCTTTTGATCGTTACGGTTCTTCTCAACCTCATTTTTATCCCTATTTATGGAATTGAAGGAGCCGCCATGGCCACGGCCATTTCACTCACTGTCTTCAATATTTCCAAGTATTTGTTTTTGAAGATCAAGTTCAATTTCGAACCGTTCTCTTGGAAATCTGCTGCCGTGTTGATTTTGGGTGGCGCAGCATTCGGAGTCAGTTTACTGTTGCCGCGACAACCGCTTTTAATTGATATTGCTGTGAGGTCAGCGATTATTGTGGTCATTTTTATCCCTTTGGCCATCTCCTTACGATTGTCGGAAGATGCACACGAATTTGTGTTGGCCATCAAAAAACGATTCGGATTCTGA
- a CDS encoding glycosyltransferase: MRALFFTHWFPTEENPQAGIFILEQAKALVSVGVDVTIIHIHVTQGSGLVKNQFQESEKDGIRLLRIDLSGNLWKLVYTVYPVQLFLIRRLLKKSGLDFSSFDVFHSHVIHPAGAIGHRLAQEHKLPHFISEHWSNLAYYFSKNLFSNWGKEAYASARKIFVVSEFLKQKTSEFVSDDSKLQVIPNVVSSQEFKFRPAPIGSSYYFVMAAKWNKGKRVIKRPKLIIRAVAQASKELDKPVILGIIGDGDRIPELKKFCAQNDVHAQFHGFLNKEMVAREFQRADLLLHGSEYETFSVVIAEALKCGTPVVASNVAAIPELINDSNGILVENKISEWKNGIIKATSTPYDKPEIASRFSSKFGYQEVGEMLLKAYSV; this comes from the coding sequence ATGCGGGCTCTGTTTTTCACACATTGGTTTCCTACAGAAGAGAATCCTCAGGCGGGCATTTTTATTCTCGAACAGGCCAAAGCGCTTGTGTCTGTTGGGGTTGATGTAACCATCATTCACATTCACGTTACGCAAGGTTCCGGACTGGTCAAAAATCAATTCCAAGAATCAGAGAAAGATGGAATCCGATTGTTGCGAATTGATCTTTCTGGCAATCTCTGGAAGTTGGTTTACACGGTTTATCCCGTTCAACTCTTTCTGATCAGAAGATTGTTGAAGAAAAGCGGACTCGATTTTAGTTCGTTTGATGTGTTTCATTCGCACGTCATTCATCCTGCAGGAGCTATTGGTCACCGATTGGCGCAGGAACACAAGCTTCCTCATTTCATCAGCGAGCATTGGTCGAATTTGGCTTACTATTTCTCCAAAAATCTGTTTAGCAATTGGGGAAAGGAAGCTTACGCGAGTGCGAGGAAAATTTTTGTGGTATCCGAATTTTTGAAGCAGAAAACGTCTGAATTCGTTTCGGATGACAGCAAGCTTCAGGTTATTCCGAATGTGGTTTCGTCTCAAGAATTCAAGTTTCGGCCAGCGCCTATTGGCTCCAGTTATTACTTCGTGATGGCTGCCAAATGGAATAAAGGAAAACGCGTAATCAAACGCCCGAAACTCATCATCAGAGCAGTTGCTCAGGCATCGAAAGAATTGGACAAACCGGTCATTCTTGGCATTATTGGCGATGGCGACCGAATTCCGGAACTCAAAAAATTCTGTGCTCAGAATGATGTTCACGCGCAGTTTCACGGATTTCTGAATAAGGAAATGGTAGCCCGCGAGTTTCAACGGGCCGATCTTCTATTGCACGGTTCCGAATACGAAACCTTTTCGGTGGTGATTGCCGAAGCGCTGAAATGTGGAACGCCTGTGGTGGCATCGAATGTGGCTGCCATTCCTGAGTTGATCAATGATTCGAACGGTATTCTCGTGGAAAACAAGATTTCTGAGTGGAAAAACGGAATCATCAAAGCCACATCTACTCCTTATGACAAACCTGAAATCGCCAGTCGCTTTTCGAGCAAATTCGGATATCAGGAAGTTGGCGAAATGCTGCTCAAAGCTTACTCCGTGTAG
- a CDS encoding gliding motility-associated C-terminal domain-containing protein: protein MFIGFLLSSITSFAQLQQPPNWHIFTTGNSGLADNRAYFLLYDQQSQVHWVATFNGGLGKVVGETITSFTTSNSNIPSDKLRTLTFAPNGILWMGTKDQGIISLDTNSLVFTTYNPGNSGFPSYESWGMTTDQFGNLWSAAGQQGLVKYDGATWTVYNTTNSGIADNWVNYVLEDSQGNIWAATGSGISKFDGATWTNYNSGDFSRVVIQTTDGKIWCASTTRLTSIVGTVLTDYVMSNSGIPSNDLSSLAEDQNGNLWIGTVTGGVAKYDGNSFQIFDVTNSTLPDNYIETIDISNLNRPWVGMNSGGLAGFVIDTTQIPEFILEFEVGTDTCYRHTGFAQVKVTGGTPPYIFMWNTIADSSHFYTDTVTNTNLIDGLLTGNYSVVVEDSDGYQVTGVVTVPRIEPPSAAFETRSKPVEFTDPTVLFDNESIGANSFEWHFGDGETTYEENPEHSYDTAGVYLVMLIAYGQPGFGCVDTTYGYVEVDPFFTFYVPNAFTPDGDGKNDTWGPVGLNYEVASYELEVFDRWGGLIWRTDNPLKWWDGTHMNSNERVKQGLYVYKFRLREFNTFEPKVFKGTVTLYRHN, encoded by the coding sequence CTCAATTACAACAACCACCTAATTGGCATATTTTCACCACAGGTAACTCTGGTTTAGCGGACAATCGGGCGTATTTTTTATTGTATGATCAACAATCTCAGGTGCATTGGGTTGCTACTTTCAATGGCGGATTAGGTAAAGTAGTTGGAGAAACGATTACAAGTTTCACCACCTCCAATTCGAATATTCCGTCTGATAAACTCCGAACGCTAACCTTTGCGCCTAACGGAATATTGTGGATGGGAACTAAGGATCAAGGCATTATTTCGTTGGATACCAATTCTCTTGTTTTCACGACTTACAACCCAGGCAATTCGGGTTTTCCTTCGTACGAAAGCTGGGGAATGACCACCGATCAGTTTGGAAACCTTTGGTCCGCAGCGGGTCAACAAGGATTGGTAAAATATGACGGAGCCACGTGGACAGTTTACAACACAACTAATTCTGGAATAGCAGACAACTGGGTTAACTATGTATTGGAAGATTCTCAAGGGAATATTTGGGCTGCAACGGGCAGTGGAATTAGCAAATTTGATGGGGCCACATGGACCAATTACAACTCAGGCGATTTTTCAAGAGTTGTGATTCAAACAACGGACGGAAAAATTTGGTGTGCTTCAACTACTAGATTAACATCCATTGTTGGGACCGTATTGACAGATTACGTGATGTCCAACTCAGGTATTCCTTCCAACGACCTCTCGTCTTTGGCAGAAGATCAGAACGGAAACTTGTGGATTGGAACGGTGACTGGAGGCGTGGCAAAATATGATGGAAATTCGTTTCAGATATTTGATGTTACCAACTCAACTCTTCCAGACAATTATATTGAAACGATAGATATTTCGAATCTGAACAGGCCTTGGGTCGGAATGAACAGCGGAGGATTGGCTGGTTTTGTGATAGATACAACGCAAATTCCTGAATTCATTTTGGAGTTTGAGGTTGGTACAGACACTTGTTACAGACACACGGGGTTTGCCCAAGTGAAGGTTACAGGAGGAACACCGCCATATATCTTCATGTGGAATACGATTGCTGACTCTTCACATTTCTATACGGATACGGTCACAAATACGAATCTGATTGATGGATTATTAACGGGTAACTATTCGGTGGTGGTTGAGGATTCAGACGGCTACCAAGTAACTGGAGTGGTAACTGTGCCACGAATTGAGCCTCCTTCGGCAGCGTTCGAAACAAGATCAAAACCCGTTGAATTCACCGATCCTACTGTTCTGTTTGATAACGAAAGTATAGGAGCAAATTCGTTTGAATGGCATTTTGGAGATGGAGAAACAACCTACGAGGAAAACCCTGAACATTCGTATGATACGGCTGGAGTTTATCTCGTGATGTTGATAGCTTATGGTCAACCAGGTTTTGGATGCGTTGATACCACTTATGGTTATGTTGAGGTTGATCCCTTTTTCACTTTTTACGTGCCCAATGCTTTTACTCCTGACGGTGACGGAAAAAACGATACGTGGGGTCCAGTTGGGTTGAATTACGAGGTAGCTAGCTATGAATTGGAAGTTTTTGATCGTTGGGGAGGCCTCATTTGGCGAACGGACAATCCATTAAAGTGGTGGGATGGAACGCACATGAACAGTAATGAGCGCGTCAAACAAGGGTTATATGTCTACAAGTTCAGACTAAGAGAATTCAATACGTTCGAACCAAAGGTATTTAAGGGTACGGTTACTCTTTATCGGCACAATTAA